Proteins encoded in a region of the Mycolicibacterium duvalii genome:
- a CDS encoding flavin-containing monooxygenase, with amino-acid sequence MSFDPEAVNAKYRAERDRRLVPSRAALRDLFHDERVARYLADPFAAPVQREPITDDPDVVILGAGIAGLLAGVQLRKAGVERIRIIDRAGGIGGTWYWNRYPGVMCDIESYQYLPLLEELDYIPTRRYAYGEEIRHHLQAIAERFDLSRDALFHTGIQRAEWNDATARWAIHTDRGDVIRSRYYVVAAGILNLLKLPDIPGMDGFRGAAFHTARWDYGYTGGAPGQPMAKLGDRTVALVGTGASGLQALSPLAQAARHVYVFQRTPSAIGVRDNRPTDPEFRRSVEPGWQKRRMDNFQSIMLGRPVDTDLTDDGWTKHYAAVQNPPRIEGADLAEFIRNAERIDFEIMEQHRQRIDQLVADPQTAEQLKPYYRYLCKRPCFHDEYFDAYNRPNVTLVNCPTGIERITEHGLVVNGHTYEVDCIIYGTGFEAEVTPLPRRAGHEIVGRNGTTLAAKWAEGRSGTLFGLMSHGFPNMFVMPGPGQQSVVTVNYTQLALLGAEFVGATVALLDKQGAQGFDVSARAEADWVAQIISTHVDASGVMSACTPSRLNNEGDPGAIQARDTNFGRGFGDYFAYRDLLENWLAAGDLAGLDLL; translated from the coding sequence ATGTCGTTCGACCCCGAAGCCGTGAATGCCAAGTACCGCGCGGAGCGCGACCGACGTCTGGTGCCTTCCCGAGCCGCCCTCCGCGATCTTTTCCATGACGAGCGCGTCGCCAGATACCTGGCGGACCCATTCGCCGCACCGGTTCAGCGCGAACCGATCACCGACGACCCCGATGTCGTCATCTTGGGCGCCGGAATCGCCGGACTGCTCGCCGGAGTCCAGCTACGCAAGGCCGGCGTCGAACGCATCCGGATCATCGACCGCGCCGGCGGGATAGGCGGCACCTGGTACTGGAACCGGTACCCCGGCGTGATGTGCGATATCGAGTCCTACCAGTACCTGCCGTTGCTGGAAGAACTCGACTACATCCCGACCCGGCGCTACGCCTACGGCGAGGAGATCCGCCACCATCTGCAGGCCATCGCCGAGCGGTTCGACCTCAGCCGTGACGCTCTGTTCCACACCGGAATTCAACGCGCAGAATGGAATGACGCCACCGCGCGTTGGGCGATCCACACCGACCGTGGCGATGTGATCCGATCCCGCTACTACGTGGTGGCCGCGGGCATCCTGAACCTGCTCAAACTCCCCGACATCCCGGGCATGGATGGCTTCCGAGGCGCGGCCTTCCACACCGCGCGGTGGGACTACGGCTACACCGGCGGCGCACCGGGACAACCCATGGCGAAGCTCGGCGACAGGACCGTGGCCCTGGTCGGAACCGGGGCGAGCGGGTTGCAGGCGCTGAGTCCGCTCGCTCAGGCAGCCCGGCACGTGTACGTGTTCCAGCGGACGCCGTCGGCCATCGGGGTCCGGGACAACCGGCCTACCGACCCCGAGTTCCGGCGCAGCGTCGAACCCGGGTGGCAGAAACGGCGGATGGACAACTTTCAGTCCATCATGCTGGGCCGGCCCGTCGACACCGACCTCACCGATGACGGTTGGACGAAACACTATGCAGCCGTGCAGAACCCACCCCGCATCGAGGGTGCGGACTTGGCCGAGTTCATCCGCAACGCCGAGCGGATCGATTTCGAGATCATGGAACAGCACCGGCAGCGGATCGACCAACTGGTGGCGGACCCGCAGACCGCCGAACAGTTGAAGCCCTACTACCGCTACCTGTGCAAGCGGCCGTGTTTTCACGACGAGTATTTCGATGCCTACAACCGGCCGAACGTCACACTCGTGAACTGTCCGACCGGTATCGAGCGCATCACCGAACACGGTTTGGTCGTAAACGGCCACACATACGAGGTGGACTGCATCATCTACGGCACCGGGTTCGAGGCCGAGGTGACACCTCTGCCCCGGCGCGCAGGCCACGAGATCGTCGGCCGGAATGGCACCACCCTTGCCGCGAAGTGGGCCGAAGGACGATCGGGCACCTTGTTCGGTCTGATGAGCCACGGCTTCCCGAACATGTTCGTCATGCCGGGGCCTGGCCAGCAGTCGGTGGTCACCGTCAACTACACCCAACTCGCCCTGCTGGGAGCCGAGTTCGTAGGTGCCACGGTGGCTCTGCTGGACAAGCAGGGCGCCCAGGGATTCGATGTCAGCGCCCGGGCCGAGGCCGACTGGGTCGCACAGATCATCAGCACCCACGTCGATGCCAGCGGTGTGATGTCGGCTTGCACACCGTCACGGCTGAACAACGAGGGCGATCCTGGCGCCATCCAGGCCCGTGACACCAACTTCGGGCGCGGCTTCGGTGACTACTTCGCCTACCGTGACCTGCTGGAGAACTGGCTGGCCGCCGGTGATCTGGCCGGGCTGGACCTGCTGTGA
- a CDS encoding alpha/beta fold hydrolase, whose amino-acid sequence MAEAGYRVSTPWLPGYRSAAEGPVSVGTYVRYILAEYAARGGDDRAVLIGHDWGANAGYGMVATNRSAFRRYVALAVPPTAALGSGIFSYAQLKRSFYIWFIQQVGLAESVLLEPGFWESLWSDWSPGYDATEDIAMLRRYIDAANIADVLSPYRASFNPEFADPACLAEAAASLTSPPVPTLYLHGANDGAIGADLLDGVAEHLPCAGSSFQMVDGVGHFLHLERPAEIAATIVGWLADD is encoded by the coding sequence CTGGCCGAGGCCGGATACCGAGTCTCGACGCCCTGGTTGCCCGGATACCGCTCAGCAGCGGAGGGTCCGGTCAGCGTGGGAACCTACGTGCGGTACATCCTCGCCGAGTACGCGGCACGGGGCGGTGACGATCGGGCCGTGCTGATCGGTCACGACTGGGGCGCCAACGCCGGGTACGGCATGGTCGCCACCAACCGTTCCGCGTTCCGGCGCTACGTGGCCTTGGCGGTGCCGCCGACAGCAGCGCTGGGCAGCGGCATCTTCTCCTATGCGCAGCTCAAGCGGTCCTTCTACATCTGGTTCATCCAGCAGGTCGGCTTGGCCGAATCCGTGCTGTTGGAGCCCGGATTCTGGGAGTCGCTGTGGTCGGACTGGTCGCCCGGATACGACGCGACCGAAGACATCGCCATGCTGCGCAGGTACATCGACGCCGCGAACATCGCCGACGTCTTGAGTCCGTATCGGGCGTCGTTCAATCCGGAGTTCGCCGACCCTGCCTGCTTGGCCGAGGCGGCCGCATCGCTGACGTCGCCGCCGGTTCCCACGCTGTACCTGCACGGAGCGAACGACGGCGCGATCGGCGCCGATCTGCTCGACGGCGTTGCCGAACATCTTCCCTGCGCGGGATCGTCCTTCCAGATGGTCGACGGGGTGGGGCACTTCCTGCATTTGGAGCGTCCTGCCGAGATCGCCGCAACGATCGTGGGGTGGCTAGCGGACGACTGA
- a CDS encoding TetR/AcrR family transcriptional regulator, protein MPAESERSIRKRILDATFEVVARCGRRKLQLLDVAATAGVSRPTVYRYFGSKDGLLEAFALYEQDNFAAGMAAATAGLRGVDRVDATLEFIVDYQFSHSLATLVQLEPEYSISQMVRVLPLMEEGMRRVLTGENAHVAAAAVVRIAVCHYLVGGGDRASFLAELRHAAGLPLHRRRGSVVR, encoded by the coding sequence GTGCCCGCTGAGAGCGAGCGATCCATCCGCAAACGGATCCTGGACGCCACGTTCGAGGTGGTGGCCCGGTGCGGCCGTCGCAAGCTCCAGCTTCTCGACGTCGCGGCGACGGCCGGGGTGTCACGACCAACCGTGTATCGCTATTTCGGTTCGAAGGACGGCCTGCTCGAGGCTTTCGCGCTCTACGAGCAGGACAATTTCGCGGCCGGGATGGCCGCGGCGACAGCAGGTCTGCGAGGGGTGGACCGGGTGGACGCGACGCTGGAATTCATCGTGGACTATCAGTTCTCGCACTCGCTGGCCACACTGGTCCAACTGGAACCCGAGTACTCGATATCCCAGATGGTACGGGTACTGCCGCTGATGGAGGAGGGCATGCGTCGGGTCCTGACCGGTGAGAATGCCCACGTTGCGGCGGCAGCGGTGGTGCGCATCGCGGTCTGCCACTATCTCGTCGGCGGTGGTGACCGCGCGAGCTTCCTGGCCGAGTTGCGTCACGCCGCAGGCCTGCCGCTGCACCGCCGACGCGGGTCAGTCGTCCGCTAG
- a CDS encoding metal-dependent hydrolase — protein MTDLVVRKIRWDFDATVPFLWQPANPNFGMFCNAFTFIAVPFERYLIKALRQAQDEFARSPSVAAEADAFLRQEGQHAAAHRKHMAALIARYPGLERAHDEANEAFDKLIGTHPVQFHAAYIANLEATFTPLFKVIIDNRNSLFSGSDPRVAALMTWHFVEEIEHRSSGLILYNHLTSDRWYRVRHIRHTFRHIGDVAAAIARTIDEVVPVDDRLVSAEELMSPALLVNEFKFRGPGRHRRRAGAAGPPSLFASVPSGDLARMVWRLALSQAPYHDPADQPLPGWARTWMSQYDRGQDMTLLAVD, from the coding sequence ATGACGGATCTGGTGGTGCGCAAAATCCGTTGGGACTTCGACGCGACGGTGCCGTTTCTGTGGCAGCCGGCCAATCCCAACTTCGGAATGTTCTGCAACGCGTTCACCTTCATCGCTGTGCCGTTCGAGCGATACCTGATCAAGGCGCTGCGGCAGGCGCAGGACGAGTTCGCCCGGTCGCCGTCGGTGGCCGCCGAAGCGGACGCGTTCCTGCGCCAGGAAGGCCAGCACGCCGCTGCCCACCGCAAACACATGGCAGCGCTGATCGCCCGGTACCCGGGCCTGGAACGCGCACACGACGAGGCCAACGAAGCGTTCGACAAGCTGATCGGGACACATCCGGTGCAGTTCCACGCCGCATACATCGCCAACCTCGAGGCGACGTTCACACCGCTGTTCAAAGTCATTATCGACAACCGCAATTCACTGTTTTCCGGCTCTGACCCTCGGGTGGCGGCGCTGATGACATGGCACTTCGTCGAGGAGATCGAACACCGCAGCTCTGGGCTGATCCTGTACAACCACCTGACGTCGGATCGGTGGTACCGAGTGCGGCACATCCGCCACACGTTCCGACACATCGGCGATGTCGCGGCCGCGATCGCTCGCACCATCGACGAGGTGGTGCCGGTCGACGACCGGTTGGTGTCCGCGGAAGAACTCATGTCCCCGGCATTGCTCGTCAACGAGTTCAAATTCCGCGGGCCGGGGCGACACCGCCGCAGGGCTGGGGCGGCCGGGCCGCCATCACTGTTCGCGTCCGTGCCCTCCGGTGACCTGGCGCGCATGGTGTGGCGATTGGCCCTGTCTCAGGCGCCGTATCACGATCCGGCGGACCAGCCCTTACCCGGATGGGCGCGGACCTGGATGTCGCAATACGACCGCGGCCAGGACATGACGCTCCTCGCGGTGGATTGA
- a CDS encoding flavin-containing monooxygenase, with amino-acid sequence MTAHLDRITYQWSNATDKDRHVSPTPDKPTVAVIGAGPGGIAMGVLLAAGGYQFAIFDRNDGFGGTWRNNTYPGASCDVPSHFYSFSFAPNPWWSKTFANQPEILDYLERVADEHGLHDYLVPNTRVVSLRWSDDGQFWSVETDSGDVGRFDVVVSAVGMLDVPNIPDIPGAELFGGRTFHSSRWDHSRSTAGERVASIGTGASAVQYVPAIARETAHLTVFQRTPIWVTPRPDEPFTREQQEFFARHPEEARKLRDAACQQYEMADFAEDADQTRNFTEMSRKFLRRQIQDPILRAKLTPDYPVGCKRPLLSGEWWPTFTLPNVTLETSPIVEFTAHGLRTADGIEHRVDTVIYGTGFRAADYLSSLQVYGREEAALHETWREGAEAYLGTTVPGYPNLFTLYGPNTNGVTSIISILEIQTAYVRQLLDAISDRGLRSVEVRRDVHARYNAEIQAAMEGTVWLANCHNYYRHPNGKIVTQFPYSGGVFADYLRTPRLDDYHLSAAGTALTAI; translated from the coding sequence TTGACCGCCCACCTCGACCGAATTACATACCAATGGTCCAATGCCACCGATAAGGATCGACACGTGAGCCCGACACCCGACAAGCCGACCGTCGCCGTCATCGGGGCCGGCCCCGGCGGTATCGCCATGGGTGTGCTGCTGGCCGCTGGCGGCTACCAATTCGCCATCTTCGACCGCAACGACGGTTTCGGAGGCACCTGGCGCAACAACACCTATCCGGGAGCGTCGTGTGACGTGCCATCACATTTCTACTCGTTCTCGTTTGCGCCGAATCCGTGGTGGAGCAAGACGTTTGCAAATCAACCTGAGATCCTCGACTACTTGGAACGGGTGGCTGACGAGCACGGACTTCACGATTACCTGGTGCCCAACACCCGGGTGGTCTCGCTCCGTTGGTCCGACGACGGCCAATTCTGGTCGGTGGAAACCGATTCCGGAGATGTAGGCCGATTCGATGTCGTGGTCAGCGCGGTCGGTATGCTCGATGTCCCCAATATTCCCGACATACCCGGAGCAGAACTTTTCGGGGGACGCACCTTTCACTCGTCGAGGTGGGACCATTCTCGTTCCACGGCAGGGGAGCGGGTCGCATCGATCGGCACCGGCGCCAGCGCGGTGCAGTACGTACCCGCGATCGCGCGGGAAACCGCCCATCTGACCGTCTTCCAGCGCACTCCCATCTGGGTGACGCCGCGGCCCGACGAGCCATTCACCCGGGAGCAGCAGGAGTTCTTCGCGCGACACCCGGAAGAAGCGCGGAAGCTCCGCGACGCCGCGTGCCAACAGTATGAAATGGCCGACTTCGCCGAAGATGCCGATCAGACACGGAACTTCACCGAGATGTCGCGGAAGTTTCTGCGGCGTCAGATCCAGGACCCGATCTTGCGAGCCAAGTTGACTCCTGACTATCCGGTGGGGTGCAAGCGACCGCTGTTGTCCGGGGAGTGGTGGCCGACATTCACACTGCCGAATGTCACCTTGGAAACCTCGCCCATCGTCGAGTTCACCGCGCACGGCTTGCGGACCGCAGACGGCATCGAGCACCGGGTCGACACCGTCATCTACGGAACCGGCTTCCGCGCCGCAGATTATCTGAGCAGCCTGCAGGTATACGGACGTGAAGAGGCGGCCCTGCACGAAACGTGGCGAGAGGGTGCAGAGGCATATCTGGGCACCACAGTTCCCGGCTACCCGAACCTCTTCACGTTGTACGGCCCGAACACCAACGGCGTCACCTCCATCATCTCCATTCTGGAGATCCAGACGGCATATGTGCGACAACTTTTGGACGCGATCTCGGACCGGGGGCTTCGCAGTGTCGAAGTACGCCGGGACGTCCACGCGCGCTACAACGCCGAGATACAAGCAGCTATGGAGGGCACGGTCTGGTTGGCGAACTGCCACAACTACTATCGGCACCCGAACGGCAAGATTGTTACCCAATTCCCCTACAGCGGAGGTGTTTTCGCTGACTATCTCCGTACGCCGAGGCTCGATGACTATCACCTGTCCGCTGCCGGCACGGCCCTGACCGCAATCTGA
- a CDS encoding VOC family protein → MRALHHTAIVTADIDLSKRFWCDGLGLTQFLDHTFTGDWPTLFGADTDKLRSVFLGDPECPDAGIVELVQFIGASDFSGAESHTGPPRPGFFLVSLERDVDRTLPALESLGFTDGVRRISMPAPGGKSVEMAVLTAPDGVLVELIGPAQ, encoded by the coding sequence GTGCGTGCCCTACACCACACGGCAATCGTCACCGCCGATATCGACCTGTCCAAGCGCTTCTGGTGCGACGGTCTCGGTCTGACGCAGTTTCTGGACCACACGTTCACGGGCGACTGGCCAACCCTGTTCGGAGCCGACACCGACAAGTTGCGATCGGTGTTCCTCGGCGACCCGGAATGCCCGGATGCGGGGATCGTCGAACTCGTACAGTTCATCGGCGCGTCGGACTTCTCCGGCGCCGAATCGCATACGGGACCGCCGCGCCCAGGCTTCTTCCTGGTCTCACTGGAACGCGACGTCGACCGAACGCTGCCCGCGCTGGAATCGCTGGGGTTCACCGATGGCGTCCGCCGTATCTCGATGCCTGCGCCCGGTGGGAAGAGTGTGGAGATGGCGGTGCTCACTGCCCCTGATGGTGTTCTCGTCGAACTGATCGGACCGGCTCAATGA
- a CDS encoding SDR family NAD(P)-dependent oxidoreductase, whose translation MNAVVVGGASGIGAAVVRRLRAQGRRVVVWDLRDADVICDISDPGAVTEAMRWTVENVGCPDSFITCAGIGASGMLLEQTPEQWKRVLDVNLTGTWLAMRAGAAAMIDAGVHGSIIAVSSISGTLADRDMGAYCVSKAGLDMLIRVAAAEWGVHGLRVNAVGPGVTRTPMLAKPEQLPGWVEGLTERTALGRLGEADDIAETIVGLLEMSWVTGQTIFADGGLALQSPIDAYGQIQRLKARTS comes from the coding sequence ATGAATGCCGTTGTGGTCGGCGGCGCCTCCGGCATCGGCGCGGCGGTGGTGCGGCGCTTGCGGGCACAGGGCAGGCGCGTCGTTGTGTGGGATCTCCGTGATGCCGATGTCATCTGTGACATCAGCGATCCCGGCGCCGTCACCGAGGCCATGAGGTGGACCGTGGAGAACGTCGGATGTCCGGACAGTTTCATCACGTGCGCCGGGATCGGCGCGTCGGGGATGCTTCTCGAACAGACGCCCGAGCAGTGGAAGCGTGTACTCGATGTCAATCTGACCGGGACATGGCTGGCGATGCGTGCAGGCGCGGCCGCGATGATCGATGCGGGGGTCCACGGTTCGATCATCGCGGTATCGAGTATAAGCGGGACATTGGCCGATCGGGACATGGGTGCCTACTGCGTCTCGAAGGCCGGTCTCGACATGCTGATCCGGGTGGCGGCCGCAGAATGGGGCGTTCACGGTCTTCGGGTCAACGCGGTGGGGCCCGGTGTGACACGTACCCCCATGCTGGCCAAACCCGAACAGTTACCGGGATGGGTCGAGGGGCTCACCGAACGAACTGCGTTGGGCCGGCTCGGTGAAGCCGACGACATCGCCGAGACCATCGTCGGGTTACTCGAGATGTCCTGGGTCACTGGCCAAACGATCTTCGCCGACGGCGGGTTGGCACTGCAGAGCCCCATAGATGCCTACGGGCAGATCCAACGGCTGAAAGCGAGGACATCATGA
- a CDS encoding N-acyl-D-amino-acid deacylase family protein: MSYDLVIRGGTVIDGTGRPGYRGDVAITDGVITDVGRVDGRGRREIDADGALVTPGFVDIHTHYDGQVTWDSRLQPSSTHGVTTALMGNCGMGFAPVRPTDHAQLIELMEGVEDLPGPVLHEGLPWTWQSFEEYLDAVDGLPHDIDIAAQVTHDPLRLFVMGQRAADREAATPEDIAEMARLAAAGIRAGALGFSTSRTEWHKTSRGEQTPSVRAEINELVGIAKAIGETGTGVFQVVSDLKGFDHEVEVMYEMMRVSGRPLSLSVMQHEPGDGYRRTLHAIEQANAEGLHMTAVVAPRAIGVLVDFKGTYNPFVLSRLFRSGPDLRDPGVKRRILAEIAERGGLRAPLESIFELGDPPNYEPLPEESVAARAAREGKDAAEVLYDIMLNGPAYMPVFNYHGGNLDVVHEMLSHPNALPGLSDGGAHVATICDASFSTTLLTHWGRDRGRDRFDLTWLIQRQCRDTARMVGLTDRGVLGAGYKADVNVIDFDKLNARSPRLVSDLPAGGQRVLQAADGYLHTLVTGVEVYVSGEPTGALPGRLVRGRQTV; encoded by the coding sequence ATGAGCTATGACTTGGTCATCCGCGGTGGCACGGTGATCGATGGCACCGGGAGGCCCGGATACCGCGGCGATGTGGCCATTACCGACGGCGTGATCACCGACGTCGGCCGCGTCGACGGACGGGGTCGCCGGGAGATCGATGCCGACGGCGCTCTGGTCACTCCGGGATTCGTCGACATCCACACCCACTACGACGGACAGGTGACCTGGGACAGTCGCCTGCAACCGTCGTCGACGCACGGAGTCACCACCGCGCTGATGGGCAACTGCGGCATGGGATTCGCGCCGGTGCGACCGACCGATCATGCGCAACTGATCGAGTTGATGGAAGGGGTCGAGGACCTGCCCGGCCCGGTGCTGCACGAAGGCCTGCCCTGGACGTGGCAGTCGTTCGAGGAATATCTCGACGCCGTCGACGGCCTGCCGCACGACATCGACATCGCCGCTCAGGTGACCCATGACCCGCTGCGACTGTTCGTGATGGGTCAGCGCGCCGCCGACCGGGAAGCTGCCACGCCAGAGGACATCGCTGAGATGGCCCGCCTGGCGGCCGCGGGAATCCGTGCGGGGGCCTTGGGGTTCAGCACCTCACGCACCGAGTGGCACAAGACGAGCCGTGGCGAGCAGACACCGTCGGTGCGCGCAGAGATCAACGAGCTTGTCGGCATCGCCAAGGCCATCGGCGAAACGGGAACGGGTGTGTTCCAGGTGGTGTCGGATCTCAAGGGCTTCGATCACGAGGTCGAGGTGATGTACGAGATGATGCGGGTCTCCGGTCGGCCATTGTCGCTGTCGGTGATGCAACACGAGCCCGGCGACGGCTACCGTCGAACGTTGCACGCCATCGAGCAGGCCAACGCCGAAGGGTTGCACATGACCGCGGTGGTGGCGCCACGCGCCATCGGGGTTCTGGTCGATTTCAAAGGCACCTACAACCCGTTCGTGTTGTCGAGGTTATTCCGCAGCGGCCCCGACCTGCGCGACCCGGGCGTCAAGCGGCGCATACTGGCGGAGATCGCTGAACGCGGGGGACTTCGCGCACCACTGGAAAGCATCTTCGAGTTGGGTGATCCGCCGAATTACGAACCACTGCCGGAAGAATCGGTGGCGGCGCGCGCGGCACGGGAGGGCAAGGACGCGGCCGAGGTGCTCTACGACATCATGCTGAATGGTCCTGCCTATATGCCGGTGTTCAACTATCACGGTGGCAACCTGGACGTGGTGCACGAAATGCTCTCCCATCCCAACGCGCTGCCCGGGCTCAGTGACGGCGGAGCCCATGTGGCCACCATCTGTGACGCCAGTTTCTCCACCACGTTGCTGACGCACTGGGGCCGTGACCGTGGCCGCGACCGGTTCGACCTGACGTGGCTGATCCAACGCCAATGCCGCGACACCGCACGCATGGTCGGTCTGACCGACCGCGGTGTGCTGGGCGCGGGCTACAAGGCCGACGTCAACGTCATCGATTTCGACAAGCTGAACGCCCGGTCGCCACGGTTGGTCTCGGATCTGCCGGCCGGCGGCCAACGGGTACTGCAGGCCGCCGATGGCTACCTGCACACGCTGGTGACAGGCGTCGAGGTGTACGTGAGCGGCGAACCCACCGGCGCGCTGCCGGGCCGCTTGGTCAGAGGCAGGCAGACGGTCTGA
- a CDS encoding type II toxin-antitoxin system PemK/MazF family toxin: protein MNRGEIWTVAGGVYAGKPRPAVIVQDDLFDATRSVTVAPMTSALLDAPLMRIRIAGRDGRLSGLDHDSDVMIDKLTTVRRSNVHARVGRLTAEQVVEVERAMMAFLGLAR from the coding sequence GTGAACCGAGGGGAAATTTGGACCGTAGCGGGGGGCGTCTACGCGGGGAAGCCGCGTCCGGCAGTGATCGTTCAGGATGACCTCTTTGATGCCACGCGCTCGGTGACTGTTGCGCCGATGACCAGCGCGCTGTTGGATGCGCCGCTGATGCGCATTCGGATAGCCGGCAGAGATGGTCGACTATCCGGACTTGACCACGACAGCGACGTGATGATCGATAAGCTCACCACCGTGAGAAGGTCGAACGTCCACGCACGGGTCGGCCGGCTGACGGCGGAGCAAGTCGTCGAGGTCGAGCGGGCAATGATGGCTTTTCTCGGCCTTGCCCGGTAA
- a CDS encoding antitoxin MazE-like protein, whose protein sequence is MAVRERVGEYRRRMRERGLRPLQVWVPDVRTETFAAEAHRQASLVAGADESGDDQEFVEAISTPWDEE, encoded by the coding sequence ATGGCAGTGAGGGAAAGGGTTGGCGAGTACCGACGACGGATGCGGGAGCGTGGCCTCCGGCCTCTGCAGGTCTGGGTGCCCGATGTGCGAACCGAGACTTTTGCGGCCGAGGCTCATCGCCAGGCTTCGTTGGTGGCAGGAGCGGACGAGAGCGGCGACGACCAAGAGTTCGTCGAGGCGATCTCGACACCGTGGGATGAGGAGTGA
- a CDS encoding FKBP-type peptidyl-prolyl cis-trans isomerase translates to MVVSRVPSILVGVCAASLAITLTACGSDSDTASPATTTSPTMSEVFMPSLTDTAPPQASPCPSAPPDGGGTPEWTLTGATGSIAVTGPTETTAPLVDVQAPFSVTETQVHTLQAGDGPVVADTATVLVCYQGVNGRDGSVFDSSYQTGAPVDFPLDGVITGFQKAIAGQNVGSTVAVAMSPADGYPQGQPAAGIQPGDSLIFAIKILDAAS, encoded by the coding sequence GTGGTCGTTTCTCGTGTGCCTTCGATTCTGGTCGGCGTCTGTGCCGCCTCGCTCGCCATCACGCTGACCGCGTGCGGCTCCGACAGCGACACCGCGTCACCGGCCACCACGACCTCGCCCACCATGAGCGAGGTGTTCATGCCCTCGCTGACCGACACCGCACCACCCCAGGCCAGCCCGTGCCCGAGCGCGCCGCCGGACGGCGGCGGCACTCCTGAGTGGACGCTGACCGGGGCCACCGGCAGCATCGCGGTCACCGGGCCAACCGAGACGACTGCTCCCCTGGTGGACGTGCAGGCACCGTTCAGCGTGACCGAGACGCAAGTGCACACCTTGCAGGCCGGTGACGGACCGGTGGTCGCAGACACCGCGACGGTTCTGGTCTGCTATCAGGGTGTCAACGGCCGCGACGGATCCGTCTTCGACAGCAGCTACCAAACCGGTGCACCGGTGGACTTCCCGCTCGACGGCGTCATCACCGGCTTCCAGAAGGCCATCGCGGGACAGAACGTCGGTTCGACGGTCGCCGTCGCGATGTCTCCCGCCGACGGCTACCCGCAGGGTCAGCCCGCCGCGGGAATTCAGCCGGGCGACTCATTGATCTTCGCCATCAAGATTCTCGACGCCGCGAGCTGA